A single Chryseobacterium shigense DNA region contains:
- a CDS encoding helix-turn-helix domain-containing protein codes for MDIQIQKLKPNYKQIYLDILSKKCPNKEDECEKLLEKKSLSALDIIELNQKIFGTGNQQSEKFNQRQHSYEKSDILQILNYQKEYKLNNSQLAIHFKLSRNTVTKWKKMFTI; via the coding sequence ATGGATATACAAATACAAAAATTAAAACCAAATTACAAACAAATCTATCTGGATATTCTCTCCAAAAAATGTCCCAATAAAGAAGATGAATGTGAAAAATTGCTTGAAAAAAAAAGCTTATCTGCTCTGGATATTATCGAGCTTAACCAAAAGATTTTCGGAACAGGAAACCAACAAAGCGAAAAGTTCAACCAAAGACAACATTCTTATGAGAAATCTGATATCTTACAGATTCTGAATTACCAAAAAGAATATAAATTAAATAACAGCCAATTAGCCATACATTTCAAGCTGAGTAGAAACACGGTAACAAAGTGGAAAAAAATGTTTACAATATAA
- a CDS encoding LuxR C-terminal-related transcriptional regulator, translated as MHQFYSIKNAVVFKCIFIVLILFSFKNLRSQDHTIDSLLEASQSELRSGELKKVLARQNIILKESQKKNYSKGIAMSYLLSGKCYQRLGDCGKALFFFNNALKEKHTQTDLSLKSEIITNIGNCYLQQSLYKDALEKYRLAIRVGETSEDINYIKAKNYDNIGEVHETLKTSKDSAYYYYSKAYYYFENDSKNKQIQRKKTTGATICTNLGKIWSTNNRIDSSKYYFNKAILYNNEAKDITLGAILEHEIGVLYYHSHDYKTAEYHLEKAKTIFEEKKDIYRLSEVYNLLSELNKILGNKKKHAEYRDSLLSIEKKINAVKNSARAATLDNVIKEKNEVFREKESRLYWIIATIVLITLLVIIFSVYFHKRKKNISVLRLKEERDIIQQKEMEATELKLKINESFDEVVQLAKDNSPEFFIRFQEVYPQVCSAILEINPRLISSELRFCALLFLNFSTKDIAEYTFTSPKTVQNRKNGIRKKLNIPSDTDLYIWFKNL; from the coding sequence ATGCATCAATTTTATTCCATAAAAAACGCGGTTGTATTTAAGTGTATTTTTATAGTTCTGATCCTATTTTCTTTCAAAAATTTAAGATCACAGGACCATACAATAGACTCTTTACTAGAAGCCTCTCAAAGCGAGCTCCGAAGTGGTGAGTTAAAAAAAGTTCTTGCCAGGCAAAACATCATATTAAAAGAATCTCAAAAGAAAAACTATTCCAAAGGTATCGCGATGTCATACTTATTGAGTGGTAAATGCTACCAAAGATTGGGAGACTGTGGCAAGGCTTTGTTTTTTTTCAATAATGCTTTAAAGGAAAAGCATACTCAAACGGACCTGAGTTTAAAATCTGAAATCATTACTAATATTGGGAACTGTTACCTGCAGCAAAGCCTGTATAAGGATGCATTAGAAAAATATCGGTTAGCAATCAGAGTTGGAGAGACCTCTGAAGACATTAATTATATAAAGGCAAAAAATTATGATAATATCGGAGAGGTACACGAAACTTTAAAAACTTCAAAAGACTCTGCTTATTATTACTATAGTAAAGCCTATTACTATTTCGAAAATGATTCCAAGAATAAGCAAATACAAAGAAAGAAAACTACTGGAGCTACTATTTGTACTAATCTCGGAAAAATATGGAGTACCAATAACCGGATAGACTCAAGCAAATATTATTTTAATAAAGCAATTCTATATAATAATGAAGCAAAAGATATAACGTTAGGCGCCATATTGGAGCATGAAATCGGAGTTTTATATTATCATTCTCACGACTATAAAACAGCTGAATATCATCTGGAAAAAGCTAAAACAATATTCGAAGAAAAAAAGGATATTTACAGACTATCTGAGGTTTACAACTTACTAAGTGAATTAAATAAAATACTCGGAAATAAGAAAAAACATGCAGAATACAGAGATTCATTACTTAGTATAGAAAAAAAAATCAATGCTGTAAAAAATTCTGCAAGGGCGGCAACATTAGACAATGTTATAAAAGAGAAAAATGAAGTTTTTAGAGAAAAAGAATCAAGGTTATACTGGATCATCGCAACCATAGTACTGATCACTCTGCTTGTCATTATATTTTCTGTTTACTTTCATAAAAGGAAAAAGAATATTTCAGTTTTAAGACTCAAAGAAGAAAGAGATATCATTCAGCAGAAAGAAATGGAAGCCACCGAATTAAAGCTTAAAATAAATGAATCTTTTGACGAGGTTGTACAGCTTGCCAAAGATAACAGCCCGGAGTTTTTCATAAGATTTCAGGAGGTGTACCCACAAGTGTGTTCTGCAATACTGGAAATTAATCCACGTCTGATAAGCAGTGAATTAAGATTTTGCGCTTTACTATTTCTTAATTTTTCTACCAAAGACATTGCAGAATATACTTTCACATCACCCAAAACAGTTCAAAACCGGAAAAACGGTATACGGAAAAAGCTTAATATTCCTTCAGACACAGATCTTTACATCTGGTTCAAAAATCTATAA
- a CDS encoding DUF3467 domain-containing protein gives MDNNQNPQDGNINIELNEMVAAGVYANLALVNHSPSEFVVDFIQLMPGVQQAKVRSRIILAPLHAKRVLSALQQNITNYEQQFGEIKEVEPFVLGGNNVQA, from the coding sequence ATGGACAACAATCAAAATCCACAAGACGGAAACATCAACATCGAATTAAACGAAATGGTAGCTGCTGGAGTATATGCTAACTTAGCGTTAGTAAACCACTCTCCATCTGAATTCGTTGTAGATTTCATCCAATTAATGCCGGGGGTACAACAAGCTAAAGTAAGATCAAGAATCATTCTTGCTCCGCTTCACGCTAAGAGAGTTCTTTCTGCTCTTCAACAGAACATCACTAACTATGAGCAGCAGTTTGGAGAAATCAAAGAAGTTGAGCCTTTCGTATTAGGTGGAAACAACGTACAAGCTTAA